The sequence below is a genomic window from Micromonospora aurantiaca ATCC 27029.
GGTTCGCCGGCACGCGGAGCGCATCCGGGAACTTGTCGCGTCGGTGGTGCGCAGCCAGATCAAGGACCCCCGGCTCGGCATGATCACGATCACCGACGCCCGGATCACCGCCGACCTGCGCGACGCCACTGTCTTCTACACGGTGCTCGGCGACGCGGCGGCCCAGGCGAGCACCGCCGCCGCGCTGGAGAGCGCCAAGGGCATGCTGCGCAGCACCGTCGGCAAGGCGCTCGGGCTGCGGCACTCGCCGACGCTCACGTTCGTCCTCGACGACGTGCAGGACCAGGTCAAGCACATCGACGACCTGCTCGCCGCCGCACGTACCGCCGACGCCGAGGTGCAGCGCCTCGCCGCCCAGGCCTCGTACGCGGGTGACGCCCAGCCGTACCGGGACGAGGACGAGGACGACGAGGACGCCCCGGCCGAGGACGAGGGCGACGACGAGCCGCGCGCCGGCGA
It includes:
- the rbfA gene encoding 30S ribosome-binding factor RbfA, giving the protein MTDQAKVRRHAERIRELVASVVRSQIKDPRLGMITITDARITADLRDATVFYTVLGDAAAQASTAAALESAKGMLRSTVGKALGLRHSPTLTFVLDDVQDQVKHIDDLLAAARTADAEVQRLAAQASYAGDAQPYRDEDEDDEDAPAEDEGDDEPRAGDRR